Below is a window of Candidatus Equadaptatus faecalis DNA.
CACAAATTGGAAGCAAAAGCACGGGAATATCTACGGGCGCGGCGTCAGGCGCAATATCAAGCAAAATGCAGGACTTTGCGACAGGTTTTCAGGCAGATGCCGCTGAGGCAGCCGCCGGAGCTATAGACGATGATTTTGATTAAGGACGGACAAAAAACTGAATTCAAACCGTTTGCGGTCAGAACAATAGGATCTTCACATATTGCGAAAAACCGTCCTTGCGAAGACTATGCTCTGAAAAATGATACAGAGACATATTCCTTGATTGCGGTATGCGACGGACACGGCGGAGATGATTACGTCAGAAGCGAAAAAGGTTCACGCTTTGCGGCAGAGTCGGCGGAAAGCTGTGTAGCTGAATTTGTCGCAGAGGCTGACATAGAAAAACTTCGTACCGAAAAACGCAGAAAAGAAATGTTCAGGCAGCTTGAAACAAGCATAATCGCGCGGTGGGACGAAAAAGTTTCAGCAGACTGGGCTGAAAATCCGCTTACTGAAGAAGAAAAGGCGATAATCTCTGACAAAGCAAAAGTCAGATACGAAAACGGACGTTTTCAGCCTGCTTATGGGACAACGCTTATAACGGTGGTTTTTACGAAAGAGTATTGGTTTGCGCTGCAAATCGGCGACGGCAGATGCGTTATGCTCGATGATGAGGATAATTTCAGCCAGCCTGTGCCGTGGGACGACAAATGCGAAGGAACTGCTACAACTTCAATTTGTGACAGCAGTTCAATAAATGAATTTCGCAGCTGCTTCTCGGAAAAATTTCCCAAAGCAGTATTTATCGCGTCCGACGGAGTGGAGGACAGCTTCCGCGATGAAGAAAAAATGTATGCCTTCTACAAAGCGGTTTACAGTTCGTTTGCTGACAAAGAAAAAGCATGGGAAACGGCGGAAGGCGAATTGCAGGACTACCTGCCGCGAATGTCGGAAAAAGGCAGTCACGACGATATATCCGTAGCCGGTATTCTTAAAATTCAGGCAGAAGAAAACGCAGCGGTCGCAGCTGATACAGACGTTGCAAAAACAACGCAGAACGAGGACACAGAAACGGCGAAGGAAGAAAAAAATTCGGCGGGCGTGGGCGGATGTTTGCGGAGATGGATTCAATGGAAGTAAAAAACGAAAAGATAATAAGTAACATTCAAAATCTTTTATTCGCCAATCAGAAGATACTGAGCGACAAAACAAAACTGAAAGGCGTCATCGGCGATTACGTGTACGATGCGGATTTGAAACAGGCGATGAGAGAACTCATCGAGTTGGATTTTGCCGGTGAACTGCTGTCGTCTAACGACACGGCGCGGCTTAAGAAAATCGCGCAAAAAGACGTTGACAAAGTAAGCAGAGAAACAGGTATTGACCGCGGGGAAGTATGCCTTGCAGCGAATATGCTGTACAAAATTGTCAAAGCCGAAGCGAACGAGTTGCTTGAAAATCAGACTGTCGCGGTGAAAAAAACTACTGTTAAAAAAACAGCAGCAAAAAAAACACAAACCGTCAGCCGGACGCAAGCGCAGACCGTTCAGCCTCAGCAGGCTTACGCGCCGTCGCCTGTTCAGCAAAAACCGAAAAAACACCGCCTTAGAAAATTCTTCAAGTTTCTTCTGTTGTTGTCAATACTTGGCGGAGTGTACGACTGGTACGACTCAACCACAAAAGGCGAACTTGTTATCAACGGCGTGAACGGCAAATTATACGTTGAAGGAGCGTTTGTTTCTGATACCCCCTGCAAAATTTCATTAAAAGAAGGAACTTACAACGTTAAAGTAGCGTCAGGAAACAAATACTGGAAAGACAAAGTGTACGTCACAGCGAAAAACACTATTGAACCTGACGTAGAAATGACAGAAGCGCAAACCAAAAAAACGTCGGCGCGTACAGTTGTTCCAAAGATGAAGGAAACGCCGCGGCAAACGGAAAAACCGATTAAAAGCGCCGCGCAGAAAACGCCGCAAAAAACGGACGAAACAAAAGAAACAGACGAGGCGGAGGAAGCTCGCCGCAACATAGACAAAATAATGAGCGGAATGCAGTCGCAGGGAGCTATTTCGGCAGGCTACGCGTCACAGCCTGAAAAAACGCGTCCGGAAAACAAACAGCGCAAAACAGCAGTTCGCCGTACGAAAAAACAAAACATATCGGCACAAAAAACGGCAGCGCAGAAAAACGATGCGAAAGAAGCTGCTAAACGCCGCAGGGAAGAAAACCTGCGCCGTATCAGACAGGAAAATCAATAAACGGAGGCGGAAACGGTGAAAATTATCCGAAAAATCAAAAAACTGACCGGCGCGGTTCTGATACTTGGCATATTCGCTGCTCCGTCAATAGCTGACGACAAAACGGTACAACAAGTAGCAGTAGGTCTTGCGGTACTGAACGCGTTGTTCGGCGGTGCGTCAAACAATCAGCAGAACAGACAGCAAAATGACCCGCAGCTGATAAAGCTGAAAAGCACACTGCTTGAACACTCGGAAAAATTTGCAGATGATTTCTGTACGGCAGCGTCAAAATACGGCGGAAGCGAAGCGCTGAAAAAATTTAGGAAACTGTTTATGCAAAAAGGCATATCTGCTGAAATATCCGAAAGCTCGACCAATCCCGACAACGAAACTTTAACGGCGTATGACAACAAAGAGACAATCGAATTTGAAGTTGACAGCACGCATGAAACGGTAACGGTCACTGCCAGTGTCCCTGAAGTCGGGGTGTACGAGAAAACAACAAAAGAATTCAGCACCGCGCCGAAAATGACAATAACGGTACAAGAGACTGAATTTAATATGCTTGACAGCGCAGGCTTTGACGTTGCAGACAAATCAAGAAGCCCCGACGGATATTTGATACTGTCCAAAATACAGTCAGGCAGCGCAATGTCAAACTTAGGGGCTCTTGAAGGCTCTGACCTGTACACGGTAGATGCGCTGAATACCAAAACCTGCTCGGCGCAGGAGCTTCGCGAGTACATAAAACAGCGTGCAAAAGAAGGCGCGAAAATAACAGTTTCGTTTATGGCGGATGACGGAAGCAGAAAAAACATTGACGTCCGGCTTAAATAAGCGAGGATAAGAGAGGCAGTCAGCGGTTAATACCGCTTTGCAATGCAAAATACAATATTAAAGGAGAGAAACATGATGAAAAAAACAATCAAAAAAGCGGCAATTCTGTTTGCGGTAATATCCGTAATTTTCGCGTTTGCTACGCCCGTATTGGCAGCGCAGTCCGAACAAGCCTTGCTCAAAGCGGCAAACAGTGGAAACAAGAACGCGATGTTCGAACTTGCTCAATTCTATTTATATGAAAAAAAAGATGAAATCAAAGCTTCTCAGTGGTTCAAGAAAGCTGCTGATGCAGGGCATGTAGATGCTATGTATGCAATGAGCAGCATAGTTGCGTTTTTTGCAAACAGTCCTGAACTTGCAATAAAATGGACTGAAAAAGCTGCTAACAATGGACATCCTCAAGCAATGTACGAGATGGTAGAAAGGTGCGAGAAGCAGGATGATTATAAAAAAGCTATTAGCTGGTTGGAAAAAACCGCAAAAACGAATGATGAGTTTTTGCAGGGGAAAGCTATAAAGAAGCTTGTTTATTATTATTTAAAAGGTCAAAAAGGTGCAGATAACAAAAAAAGTGTTTTACCGGATGAGACTAAAGCGATTAAATGGGCCGAAAAATTGAACAAAGAAGACAAAATACAGGTTGCGTGTCTTATTGGCGAATGCTACTACGGAGTGAGTGGCGACATAAAATTAGAACGCAATCTCACCAAAGCTAAAAAGTGGTTCAACATTGCAAAAACTGCCGGACATGAAAGTGAATTTTTGAAGCAGATTATCTTAATTGAAAATGAAGAGAAGATTAGAAAAATTGCGAAATAGCTATCTGAAATTGTCTTGTCTCGTGTTTGCCAACGGACACTATTTTGCAGACACACGAAGGAGGGATTCTGAAAGCTAAAATCTTATAACGGTTGACAGTATGGTAATTCTCGAAAATTCAAACAAAAGGAGAGAAAAGAAAATGAAAAAAGTATCAGCAATAGCAGCGGCTCTTTCAATATTTGCGTTTGCGGGCGCCGCGTTCGCAGGCGGAGCCTTTTCCCCCGGAGATTTGAAAGCATCGGCGGACAGCAAGGTCGGTGTTAAAGCGGCAAATACTGTCTATTTCGGAAACTACTGGATAACTTCCGCAAACACCGGCAGTCCGAAAGAAGCAATAGCTTGGAAACTTGTGTCCGCAAAATCAAAAGACAAAGACGGAAAAACAGCAGTTAAAATTCTGTCCGATCAGGGATTGTATGTGGGGAAATTTAACAACATGAATTATACTGGTAGGGCAGATGATGCTTCTATGTGGGAAAAAGCACCAATTCGCACTACGTTAAATGAAAGAACTAAAGGTGAAGGTTTTGCAGGTGATGCTTTTAGCACTAAAGAATATGATATGATCGCAATGGCTGATACCTATACAATGCCAGACAGTCAGGCAACACCGTATCAGGTTACAGTACCAGTACAAACCTACGACAAACTTTATCTTCTTAGCTATGAGGAAGCTAAGGACGGTGGTTCTGTAGGAGTTACAGGAAAAGATGATAGGGCAATCACACTCACAACCTTCGCCCAAAAATGTCCCGTGTATGGTCTATCATCAACCTATGATAGAGGAGAATCTTACGATGGTAGTATAAGATATTGGCTTCGCTCCCCTGCGGATGGATGGACTACTGATTATGTAAAGGGAGTTGCAAACAATTTTACTGATATTGATATCACAAGATTTAAAAGAGACACGATTATGGCAATTCGTCCTGCGTGCGAACTCAGCGCTGCTAATGTAGCGTTCCTTTCAGCAGCGGAAGGCGGAAAGTCAGAGGTTGCACTCGGAGCCGGTTTTGCCCTTGCAGATTACAGCGGAACAGAATTTAAGGTAACATTCATTGACGCGTCAGTTAACGCTCCGACAGTTAATCTGAAAATTGAAGACGGAAAACTGAACGGAACGTTCAGCGGAGCCGTGACAGGCACAAATCAGTATCTTTCGGCTTATCTCAAAAACAGCAGCGGAAAAGTGCTGAACTACGCCAAACTTGCTGACTGCGACACTGCGGCTGACGGCAGTTTTACGCTTGATTTCGCCGGTGTTGCTGACGGAGAATACAAACTCAGCTTCGTATCTGAACAGGAAAACGGCGCAAAACAGAGCGACTTTGCCTCAAAAGCTGCTGCTTATGTCGCGAAAGTAGCCGGTGGAAAAATCACGGAAATAAAAGAAGATACAAAACCTGAGCCGGAGCCTCAGCCAGAGCCTCAGCCGGAACCGGAGCCTACACCGAAACCGTCAGGCGATTCAGGTTCAGGCGGTGGCGGCTGCAACGCAGGCTTCGGAATGCTTGCACTGCTCTTTGCCGCGCCGATGTTCTTCAAAAAAGAAAAATAGGCACAGCACCGTAAAAGACAGCTAAACATAGAATTCGTCTGCACACGAATTTTATGGAGTTCAGCGGAGCAGCTCATAGAGAGTTGCTCCGCTTTAAGCCGAAGGGAGAAAGAATATGATTTATATACCGTTGATAATACTGACGATACTTGTACATTGGCTGTATCACAAGATTTTTGACGTTGTATATTTCGGCATGGGCGCTGTTGTGTCGGAATGGGTAGGCTGCTTTTTTGTCTCAGGAATAATTGTAGCCCTTTCTATGGTGTTTTGGTGGGCTGTGATCCCGATATTGCTCATTTTAATTGTCATTGCGGTAAAAAAGAAAAACAAAAACAAACTGGTGCAGTAAATTACAGGACAAAAATTCAGGCGGGGCGGTATGCTCCGCCTGTCTGTTGGTAATTCAGTAAAGGCGTCGCGCAGAAGCAGAAACGAGGCAGGGAAGCGTAAGCAAAATATAGAGCAGAAGCGAAAAAAACGAGGACGAATCCAGTCCTCGTTTTTTGCTGCGCTACAGAAGCGGGCTGAGGTCTATGCTGTAGATAAATTTGTCCGGAAGCTGCGGCGGACGTATAAAGACGGACATATACCACGGCAGATAGCAGATTTTCCCTTCCGTATGCAGATTGTCTTTGCAAAGCACGTACGCCTGTTTCAGGTTCCATGCCTCCACGCCGAGCAGGTTGTCAAGTGCCCTGTGCTTTTTGTAATCATTGCCTGATTTGACTTCAACGGGAAGTATGTTATTTCCGCTTTGCAGTACGAAATCTGTTTCGCCGTGCTGTTTGGAGTCAAAGTAGTTCAGCGTAAAGCCGTTTGTTTTCAGCTGCTGCGCGACGGCGTTTTCAAGTATGCTGCCGAGATTTATTCCCATGTCGCCGTTCAGCAGCGCGAATTGCACGTTGTCAAGACATGAGGCGCAGAGCAGCCCTGTGTCGTTCATATAAAGCTTGAACAGAGAGTGTTTTTCGTTCAGCGAAAGGGGAGAAACAGGCTGTGAAACGTTTCTGCAGGGCAGGGCAACGCCTGCTTCTTCCAGCCATTTGAAGCTTTCCTCGTAATTTTGAAGCCGCGCGTTTTTGTCAATTGAGGTAACGAAAAAACGCCTGTTTTTGTCGCCAAGCTGCGACGGCAGTCTGTCAAATACCGCTCTGATTTTGGGTTTGCTGCTTCCTTCCGCGTATTTTGAGATGTCAAGTCTGTATTGTTCAATGATGTCTTTTTGATAACCGATAACTTCGGCTATGTCGTGCCTGTCAACGTAGCGCTGCACCGCTTCGGGCATTCCGCCGACGACAATCCACGCGTAATACAGCCTGCATATCGCAGAATGTACGGAGCTGCTGACCGGCAGGTGTTTCTCAAAGCATTCCCTCAGGTATTCAATAGTGGAGTTTTGTATGCCATTTGCAAGCATAAATTCATAAAAATCCATCGGGTACATACGGTAGATTTCCTCATAGCCCACGGGGTAGGATTTAACGTTTTTATGGCGTATGCCGAGCAGCGAGCCCGATTCGGCGTAGTCGTAACGTCCGTCTTCGACAAGAAATTTTATTGCCGTCCGCGCTTCCGGACATTCCTGTATTTCGTCAAGGAACACAAGAGTTTTTCCCGCCGGCATGGGAGTTCTGGCGTAGGCGGTCAAATTGGCGGTCAGCGTGTCCGCATCGAGAGCCCCCGAAAAAATTTTCGCGGCGTCTCTGTCAGTGACAAAGTTTATTTCAACAAAACATTCGTAATTTTCTTTGGCGAACTCGCGGATAAGCGTCGTTTTTCCTGTCTGCCTTGCTCCGGCAAGGCATATTGCCTTTCGTGCGTT
It encodes the following:
- a CDS encoding ATP-binding protein, whose amino-acid sequence is MLYRRLYETLLKWKSGGTNARKAICLAGARQTGKTTLIREFAKENYECFVEINFVTDRDAAKIFSGALDADTLTANLTAYARTPMPAGKTLVFLDEIQECPEARTAIKFLVEDGRYDYAESGSLLGIRHKNVKSYPVGYEEIYRMYPMDFYEFMLANGIQNSTIEYLRECFEKHLPVSSSVHSAICRLYYAWIVVGGMPEAVQRYVDRHDIAEVIGYQKDIIEQYRLDISKYAEGSSKPKIRAVFDRLPSQLGDKNRRFFVTSIDKNARLQNYEESFKWLEEAGVALPCRNVSQPVSPLSLNEKHSLFKLYMNDTGLLCASCLDNVQFALLNGDMGINLGSILENAVAQQLKTNGFTLNYFDSKQHGETDFVLQSGNNILPVEVKSGNDYKKHRALDNLLGVEAWNLKQAYVLCKDNLHTEGKICYLPWYMSVFIRPPQLPDKFIYSIDLSPLL
- a CDS encoding sel1 repeat family protein is translated as MKKTIKKAAILFAVISVIFAFATPVLAAQSEQALLKAANSGNKNAMFELAQFYLYEKKDEIKASQWFKKAADAGHVDAMYAMSSIVAFFANSPELAIKWTEKAANNGHPQAMYEMVERCEKQDDYKKAISWLEKTAKTNDEFLQGKAIKKLVYYYLKGQKGADNKKSVLPDETKAIKWAEKLNKEDKIQVACLIGECYYGVSGDIKLERNLTKAKKWFNIAKTAGHESEFLKQIILIENEEKIRKIAK
- a CDS encoding SYNERG-CTERM sorting domain-containing protein, with amino-acid sequence MKKVSAIAAALSIFAFAGAAFAGGAFSPGDLKASADSKVGVKAANTVYFGNYWITSANTGSPKEAIAWKLVSAKSKDKDGKTAVKILSDQGLYVGKFNNMNYTGRADDASMWEKAPIRTTLNERTKGEGFAGDAFSTKEYDMIAMADTYTMPDSQATPYQVTVPVQTYDKLYLLSYEEAKDGGSVGVTGKDDRAITLTTFAQKCPVYGLSSTYDRGESYDGSIRYWLRSPADGWTTDYVKGVANNFTDIDITRFKRDTIMAIRPACELSAANVAFLSAAEGGKSEVALGAGFALADYSGTEFKVTFIDASVNAPTVNLKIEDGKLNGTFSGAVTGTNQYLSAYLKNSSGKVLNYAKLADCDTAADGSFTLDFAGVADGEYKLSFVSEQENGAKQSDFASKAAAYVAKVAGGKITEIKEDTKPEPEPQPEPQPEPEPTPKPSGDSGSGGGGCNAGFGMLALLFAAPMFFKKEK
- a CDS encoding protein phosphatase 2C domain-containing protein, whose translation is MILIKDGQKTEFKPFAVRTIGSSHIAKNRPCEDYALKNDTETYSLIAVCDGHGGDDYVRSEKGSRFAAESAESCVAEFVAEADIEKLRTEKRRKEMFRQLETSIIARWDEKVSADWAENPLTEEEKAIISDKAKVRYENGRFQPAYGTTLITVVFTKEYWFALQIGDGRCVMLDDEDNFSQPVPWDDKCEGTATTSICDSSSINEFRSCFSEKFPKAVFIASDGVEDSFRDEEKMYAFYKAVYSSFADKEKAWETAEGELQDYLPRMSEKGSHDDISVAGILKIQAEENAAVAADTDVAKTTQNEDTETAKEEKNSAGVGGCLRRWIQWK
- a CDS encoding PEGA domain-containing protein: MEVKNEKIISNIQNLLFANQKILSDKTKLKGVIGDYVYDADLKQAMRELIELDFAGELLSSNDTARLKKIAQKDVDKVSRETGIDRGEVCLAANMLYKIVKAEANELLENQTVAVKKTTVKKTAAKKTQTVSRTQAQTVQPQQAYAPSPVQQKPKKHRLRKFFKFLLLLSILGGVYDWYDSTTKGELVINGVNGKLYVEGAFVSDTPCKISLKEGTYNVKVASGNKYWKDKVYVTAKNTIEPDVEMTEAQTKKTSARTVVPKMKETPRQTEKPIKSAAQKTPQKTDETKETDEAEEARRNIDKIMSGMQSQGAISAGYASQPEKTRPENKQRKTAVRRTKKQNISAQKTAAQKNDAKEAAKRRREENLRRIRQENQ